The Paenibacillus pabuli DNA segment AAAGCTAGAGGAAATGAGACCACTTGCTGAAATGCTTCAGCATGAAGGGCACCCAGCATTGCTGCAGCGAATTCAGGAAATGTCAGGTGATATCGAAGGATCCAAATCGGTACTGACCGAGATGAAAAACAATCCTGGAAACGGTAAGATCAAAATTCAGTCATCCAAAACCGATGCTCTGCATCATATCAGCAGTTTCCGTGAATATCATCAGTATGTGCAAGGGCAAGTGCAGCCTCTGGAACAAAAACACCCGCAAGAGTCACACTAGAATAAAGTTAACTCAGAGAACCGCTAACCATCGGAATGATCCATTCTGATGATTTGCGGTATCTTTTTTTCCACTAATTAATTCCAAATGTACTTTGGATATGTTATATATAAAAATGGTTGCATCAGTGTTAATGAAGAACAGGAGTGTTTTGGTTTTGATTAGAAATAAGGAGTAATGAAGTGAACATGCTCATAAAAAAACATCTTACATTCTCATTTTTATTCATATGCATTTTTTTGTTTTCCGGATGTATATCAAGCGAACAAAAGGAAACTTTAGAGAAAGCCCAGCAAGTGAGTCTCACCTATTTTAAGGAGAACTATGGTGTGGAGGTAGAGTTCACAGATTACAAATACCTTCCCGCTGACCTGAGTCATAATGTGAGTTTGAGCGGACATGTAAAAAATAATAAAGATACGGGGATCACGATTCTCGTCAATTATGATACTTTTGAAGTGCAGAATGCGATCGTTCCCAAAGAGATTCTTGATCAAAAGAAGTAGAATCCAATTACATGTATACGTGAGGTTAAAATAACCACTCGATCGTAATGGAGTTTTTCAGCAGCAACCTATACATACAATCTCACTCGCCGCAGCCATAACTTCAAACCCCCTATTCCTCTTCGCTCGCACCCAGATACGTTAAGAATGCTGCAAGCGCAATGACGACGTAAATGTTAATCCATACTTTGGCCGCCCCATAGGTCATATTGAAGAACCCCAGATACATAAAATCTTCACCCTGTTTAACCGATTGAAATACAAGTAACAGACACAGCAATATGCTGTAGACCACAACCGTTAGTGCGCCGATTCTCAGTCTTCTTCCTTCATTAATTCGAACGATCAGCAGAGCACTGAATATAATGGCAACAAAAAAAACTGCAAATAACATAAGTACCTCCCTTGTCTCTTGATGTCAATCTCTTGCTTCTCCCCTATACAAGGTAGTTACCCTCTCTGCTTCAATCTCATTCCACCCACAGCGACACCCATATGAACATGCTAAATAACAGTACGGGCGTAAGTGCCCCCGTCGCTAAAATAAACCAAAGTGTTACCGGTTTTACATTTTGGAAGTAGTTGTCGAACTTATGCATTCGTCCTTTTCGCCATTTGGCAAACTTGAGCTGTCTGATCATTCGATTCAGGACTCTTTGCCGCTGCTCGCCGTCTTCTACATCTTCCAGTTCACGCCTCAACTCTTCATATAATTGTTCCTCTTCATTTACTGTGGTTGTAGTCATCCTTCACACCCCCCCTTGTCAAAACTTACTGAAATATTCCTCTGTTAAATGTTAAGTACCATCCAAGCAACGGCCCGCCGTTTCTAACCCTCTACCTAATCAACACGTAAATCATCTTCAAAGTTTGGACTTTAGTCGAAATTAAAATAAACCAAAAAGCCCGGGCAGGCCCGGACTTGGTTAAACACTTATTTATTCTTCTGATTCGTTTGTTCACGTTCTACAATCATTTATGTTCGAAGCGTTACACGTTACCCATAAATTTAATGCAATTATGATTTTACGCCTAGCCGATCAATTCATTTAGACACACTGCACCCTGTGCCCGCACGTTCACGACAATAATTGGCGTTTCCAGCATACCGTGCATCCAGGACATGTACTCCTCAACTTTGTCGTTTGGAAGGATGGTCAGGATAACCCCTGCGAATCCACCACCGTGGATACGGCAGGCGCCATCGCCCAGGTTTTGCAGATAGTTTTCTGTCAGTGCCAGCGCAATCCCAATCTCCTGCTCCTTCACGGAACCACTTTGGTACACATTCTGGAGCCACTTCCAGGACGAGTTCCCTGACGCTGTAATCAAATTCAGGAAGTCTGCAAAACGTCCATCCCGCAGCGCCTGCACTTGGCCATCTACCCGGTTATTCTCCTCCAGGAAATGAAGTGCACGCAGCACCGCACGATCTCCCGCAGCTTCACGGACCTGCTTGAGGTTCGCGTAGATGTTCTCGGCTGTAATCTCACGAACATACTCTTGGCCCAGCGCCTGAGCAACCGCTCTCATCTCATTCGGCACGGCAGCGTAATCTTCGGTCAGATCGGCGTGGTTTCCGCCTGTATTTACAATCACCAGGGAGTAGCCATTCTGTTGGAAATCCCATTGCACAGGTTCAATGACAGGCTCAGCCGGATTCGCAAAATCAATCGCGATCAGACCACCATAAGCACAAGCCATCTGATCCAGCAAACCGGACGGTTTATTCCAATATTGATTCTCCGCATACTGACCAATCTTGGACATCACCACAACATCCAGCGTTCCTTCGTTGTAGAAATGATTCAGAATCGTACAGATCAGCATCTCGAAGGAAGCCGACGAGCTTAGACCCGATGCCGAGAACACGTTACTGGAGATGTACGCCTGGAAGCCGCCAACTTTGTATCCAAACTCTCCGAATCCCGCAGCCATACCGCGAATCAACGCCGTCGTACCGTCGTCTTCTGCTTTCGGCGTCAGTTCTGTGAGATCGATTACATATTTTTTGTCATAACCTTCCGAATAAAAGGTAATCACGGATTCCGCGGTTGGTGCCGCCACTGCAATCGTATCCAGCGTAATGCTGCCTGCCAGTACCTTACCATGGTTATGGTCCGTATGGTTACCACCAATCTCACTGCGTCCTGCGGCGCTAAACAATTTACTGCCCTCTTGTACACCAAAGTACTCTTCAAAAGAAGCGTTCAGCTTCGTGTAACGTGCAGTCTGTTCCTCGACCTGCTGCTGTCCGTACATTTGAGCAAGCAAGGCCTGGCCTTCTGCGGACTGGATCAGTTGTAATGGTTGTGTCGTCATCTCTACTCCTCCTATGGGTGTGTAGCGTTTATTTGTGCTGTTGGTGAAGACTGTTTTGCCTATTGTTTCTTTGCCATATTCCTCTCCCATTATCTCAGCTTCGCACCTGAAAAGGTAGGGTAGAATTCAAAGTTTGCAAGCGTTTTTTGAAGCTACTTAAATCTGAGTTCGATAGGTCCAACCTCAATCTGCTAAGCCAAAATGAATACGTTTGGCTTGCCACTGACTCACCTCATTTGAAATCAAATAAACGCTTCTGATTTCTTCGCATTCTAAAGCTTACAAACTGCTCTTTCTGATCCAATTGGAAATAGATATTGTTTTGCACCAACTCCTCGATCGTATGTCCGGGAGAAAGACCATATGAATGGCCAGGATATATACGTGTAGAATTAGGAAGCCCGTTCTTGATCAACTGGATGCTGTCATACATTTGCTCAGCAGATCCTCCACTAAAATGACATGCCCCGCAACCTTCTGTGAATATCGTATCTCCCGTGAATAGGGTAGAAGGTAGATAGAAACACATCCCTCCAGCCGTATGACCTGGAGTCTCTAAACACGTGATTTGCATCTCTCCTATGTCAATTCGATCGAGGTGCTGCAAGGCATGCAAATTATCGCACTTGAATTGATAGTAATCAATTTCGGTCTTTGACATATGTACGTTGCATTCAAACCTTTCAACTAGCGGGTCGGCGAAATGAACATGATCATAATGCGAGTGGGTCAGTAGAACAGCCCGAAGCTGGACGTCAAGCTCATCAATTCTGCGTACAATGGTATCCAGTTCCCAGGCAGGATCAACGATAAAAGCTTCTCTCGATATAGGGTCCGAAATGAGGTAGCAATAATTAATGAATTCCGAAGAGCTGGTTCGCAATATATCTATTTTATAGCCATAGTCGGTTGTCGATATCATTCTCATCCTCCCCCTTCAAAAAAAGCGTCCCCACGAGTCTATTAGATTTCTAATAACTTATGAGGACGCACCTTAGTATTTGATTCATGCACACAACGGTGTTATTTTGAATACCGATAGATCATATCCACTTAGAGAGCCCTTAACTCCTCTAAAGCAAAATAGCCGTTATAGCCTTCCATGTACACGGCTGCCCTGTGGCCAAACAGCACCATTGCTTTAGTTCTTGTTATCAAAACATCCTCATACCCTTTGCACCGTACCTTCGTTCCGATTGCATAGGCTTGATTCCAGTCCGCCGTTTGCTGATAAGCGGTATCGATCTTTTGTTTGAATGCAGCTTGGCCTTCTGTATCCTCTTCCTTGCTCTCTATGGAGTTCGTCATTCCCGCACTGACAGAAACCTTCTGCTGAGCGGCCGGAGCTTCCACTTTAATCTTTGCAATAATTTTAGTAAGCACACTCCCCGGACCAAGTTCTTCAAACTCCATGCCCCCTTGGCGAATCAAGTACCGTATGCTATCCGTCCATCTGACGGATGAACGCAGTTGTTCAGCCAAATTGGGTACGATTTCGGCAGGATTATAAGGTCTCGCGGTCACATTCGAAATAACGGGAATCGTAAGCTCTGAATAGGAGAACTCTTTCAGGTACTGTTCAAACTCATCCTTTGCTTCCTGCATGTGGCGGGAGTGGAATGCCGCGCTAACATTCAGCGGGATATAATCAGCGCCTTCTCTTTCAAAATATGGCTTTGCACGATCGATATCGTCCTTGTGTCCTGAGATGACAATTTGCGTCGTTGTATTCAAATTCGCAATATCAATTTCCGTCAATTTGTTGTTTACTAGTACCGCTTTTATTTGATCTTCGGTGAGGCCAACTACAGCAGCCATTGCACCACCGGAGGCCCGGCTCATCAATTCCCCTCTTTTTTTCACCAGCTTTAGGCCTGTTTCGAAATCGAAACCACCCGCCGCCAAAACGGCATTGTACTCACCCAAGCTATGCCCGGCCAGAAAATCCGGCTTCGGGTTTCCATCTCTAATTTTTTTCAAGTACGACAGTGCATTGACTACATATAAGGCAGGTTGCGTATATTGTGTGAAACGAAGCTTTCCTTCGGGATTGTCGAGACAAAGTGTTCTGATCGAATAACCTAGAATTGCATCGGCTTTCTCGACCAAATCAGGGAATGCTTCGAAGAGACCTTCTCCCATGCCTTTCGCTTGCGAGCCTTGTCCTGGGAATACATAGGTTTTCATATGTGCCTCCTTTTTCTTTGTCATTGATAACTTCGAATATTTGAAAAGCTTCTAATCGATTAGGCCAGGAATGATGTAATCCTCTAGAAGCTCCCAACGGTCGATAATCATTTTGTCCATCTTAGAAGCAACGATGACGACCAGCTCTTTCTCAGGCATGCAGTAAATATATGTACCTCCTATTCCTGCCGCTATATATGTGAAAATGCCGTTATCTTCCCGTAGCCACCATAAGTAGCCATAATCCTCAAGATGTTGTGACAACGACTCTTCTATCCATTTCTCCGAAACAATTTGTTTGTCGCCCCATTTGCCACGATTCACATACAAATAACCGAAGCGGGCCATCTCTCTTGGTGTTAAAGTCAGCCCCCATCCACCAATATTGTAATCCTGGGGATCTTTGATCCAGCCGGTAATGTTTTTTCCAAGCACGTCTTCTTTCGAGAATGACTTCATTTTCTGATCCGGAATTTCTCGAATGCCGAGCGGGCGAAATAAATATTCATTCGCATATTCGCGAGTCGAAACGCCTGTGCTTCGTGTTAAAATGGCCGACAGCAAATGTGCGCTAGACAAACTGTACTGAAAATCACCGGCTTTTCCTTTCTGGCCGAGCATTTCGAGAATAAACAACGTCCAGTTCTTTTGCCTCCGAAGTCGATCCAAAGGATCGCTCCCCTTCCATGCATATGGCGCCGTCATCGTGAGAAGATGCTTAATGGTCAGCGTACTTTTCAATAAAACGCTTGCTCTGGCGGTTGCCTCCGGAAAAAAGTCGATAATTTTCTGGTCAACACTTTGGATATGACCTTGATCGATCGCAATTCCGATCAAGGCAGAGATAATCCCCTGCGTAACCGAAGTCACATCATGAGGATCCTCCGGTCCAAAGCCGTGAAAGTATTTCTCATACGCGATGCTTCCTTTTCTAACAACGATGACGCTATTAATAAATCCAAGCTGGAAGTTCAGTCCGTTATCTAGCTCTTTCAACTTCTCTGGATTGATGCCAACTGATTCAGCATCTTTCGTTTCCCAGTCCATTAGTTGATTCATCTCGCTAATCCCCCCAATTTTATGAATGAAGCTCCAAATATTTGCCGGTGATCGAATCAGGATTGTTTTTTAACGCTTGAGGTGGCCCTTCTGCGATGATCCGTCCTCCGCCTGATCCACCTTCGGGACCAAGTTCAATAATCCAGTCACACGATTCAAGTACCTCATGATTGTGTTCAATGACGATAACGGAATTTCCGTTCGCGACAAGCTCGTTCAACAGCTTAATGAGCTGAGCTGTATCATATAAGCTTAGACCAGTTGTTGGCTCATCCATCACATAGAGGATATTCCCCTTCCTCTTTTTACCGATTTCTTTTGCGAGCTTGAGTCTTTGCGCCTCTCCTCCGCTCATGGTCGAGGTCGGTTGTCCCAGCGTGATATAGCCCATACCAATCCGTTCCATGACTTCCAATGTAGCAACAATCGCCTTATGCTCCTCAAAGAAGGAAACGGCTTCCGACACTTGCAAATCGAGGACTTCCGAAATCGTTTTGCCTTTGTATCGAACCTTCAGCGCCTCATCATTGTAACGTTTGCCTTTGCACTCTGTGCACGTCGTATAAATCTTCATCGTCGCGCCTGGAAAAACGGCTTTACGGCCGCTACCACCGCACTCCGGGCAAGCGCCATCCGAATTAAACGAGAAGTGTCCCGCGGACAAGTGGAGCTGCCGCGCTTCCGGTTGCTCGGCAAACAGCTTGCGGATTTTGTCCCAAATTTTTATGAAGGTGATCGGGTTAGAGTTAATATTCCTTCCTATCGGTGCCTGCGAGACTTCCGCAAATCCCGAAAGGTATTCTACGCCGTCCAGACTCTCTGCTATCGTTTCGATAAGGGTGGAATCGTCCTCGAAGTCGTTAGAGCTATCTTCCATATTAGCTGCACTGCTACCCTTCGATTGATCCCGGAAATAGCTTCTTAAAAAGGGGACTAGCGTATCTGAAATGAGCGAGCTTTTCCCACAACCAGAAACACCGGCGACCCCAACAATAACGCCTAGCGGAAGCGATACAGTCACATCTTTCAAATTGTTTGTTCTGGCATTCCGGATGGTAAGCCTTGGGGATGCATCATCCTGGAAAATATCAGATTTCAACCTTCGATCCGGCATCTTGGCTCTACCGGACAGATACTGACCAGTCAACGAGTCTTCACATTGCAGCAAACCCTCATAGCTGCCCTCATAGATGACTTTACCGCCTTCCACCCCTGCTTTGGGCCCGATGTCGATAATATAGTCCGCCATTTCTATTGTGCTTTTGTCGTGTTCCACAACGATGACGGTGTTGCCCAATTCCTTGAGTGCATAGATCGACTTAAGCAACTCGGCCTTTTCCGATTCATGTAAACCTACGGTCGGCTCATCGAGAATGTAAATGAGCGACTCCATCTTCGATTCCAGATGCGAGTTAAGGAATAACCGCTGAATTTCACCGCCACTTAAGGAAGACATTTCTCTGTAAAGGGACAGATGCCCCAGGCGAGCATTGATTAACGAAGATGTCTTACGCAGAATATCCCGAATCAGGTTTATCCCAGACTGCGTAAAGCGTCCTTGTTCCAACACAGAATCGAAAAATGTCTTCAGCTCTACAAGGGTCATCTTGCCTACTTCTCCGATATGTCTACCGTTGATGAATACTCTGCGTGCTTCTTCTCCAATACGGAACCCATCACATTCGGGACAGGCAATTAATTCGTACAAGCCATTCATATATTCGCCTTTTTTATGACGAATCTGCAATATTCTGGACAAGCAGAAGCTTTGATTGGCACTATTATTATTAATATAGTGGCCATTGATCACTTCATCTTTAATCTCTTCTGACAATTGCGAGTACGGCATATCCATGTTTGATTTGAGGTTTCTCTCAATTACTCTACCGATGCCGGGTGTTACGCCGATCGAATCAAAAATTTCACGAACCGTAATTCTATCGTTAGGAACCAATTTCTCCATATTGACATGATAGTAAGCGCCTCGTCCGGAGCACTTCATGCACATTCCGTTGGCGTTGTTGTGTGAGAAGTAGCTCATTTCCAGCCGCTCCTCTTCATTCCCGCATTCGCTGCAGGTTAGGCCATTCTCAATGAGTGCCTCGCATTCGGAACAGGAAATTTGGCCTTCGCTAGAATAGAGGAGACCGAGAAGGCCCAGCAGCTGTGTCCTTGAGCCGACCGTTGATCTGGGATTGCTTTGACGAACAATGCTTTGCTGAACAGCGACCGTAGGTCCTATGCCTGAAATACTGTCGAACTTTCGTTCGTCTTCAAGTCCCGCGAACATACCGATCGATTGAAGATATTCCCTGCGCCCTTCCTCGAAAATGATATCGAACATAAGACTGGATTTGCCTGATCCACTAACGCCTGTCGCAACAATTAACTTGTTTTTAGGAATAGAAATGTCGATTTCTTTAAGATTGTGAACACGCGCTGCCTTAATGTCTATACTCTTCATTTATTCATCTCCCATTGCTGTAGAATACTTCCTTTCTTGTATACATTATACTAAAAAAAGAATCAAGCTCCTTTGTGAGCTTGATTTAAAATAGGTGGATGAGAGGAAGGATACAGCCATGAATAATACGCTATTTTCCTCAAACAGAAAGAGCTATAACGCCCTACAGCAGCTGCGATCAACTCAAAAACTACAGACATATTCCATGTGTGCTACCTCGTGCTACTGTAGGTTTCAATGGCTATCCATCCGCCCCCCACCCCTCTGGTAGATTCCTCAAAATGCGATTAAAAAGAGAGCCCGTTTTTAGTCGATAGATAACGATTTTAAATAGGTATCGGGTATAGGCTCATCGGAATATAATTTCTCGCAAAATGTAACAATCCGTTCCTGTGACTCAGGCTCCGTCAACAACGTCAAATGATTGGATGCCTCTACCTTTAGAACAGTTAATGCAGGCATCTTCTCCTTCCACTTCGCAGCAAAGCTTACGTAATCATAGACTCGTCCTTTATCGACGAGACGGAAATAGGATTCGTCTTCTCCAAATAACGTCCCCGTTGGGTTACAGAAGTAATAACACGGTACATTGTGGGGATCAGACAGAGGCCATCCGTCATAAATAGCCGTGCTCATATCAAGCGTATCTAATATTTTCTCATATTGAACTACAGACTTACGCAATTGCTGAGGAGACTTCGTGATGCCTTTTTGTTCGGCCAGCAAAACGAGCTGATCGAGGAATGCCTCGTCGGAAACGTCTGTTTGGACTTCATGATCAGCAATGAGTACCAATTGATCGGCTGACGAGAAAGCTAACAGAAGGTTGATCGCTCTTAACATTCGATCTTTCTTTAAGTTACCTTGTGGTATCGTCAGCCAATCCTCTCTCATCGCTTCGTCTACATATATCGATTCCAGCATGACGATTGAATTCACCGTCTCGCCCTGCTCTTGCATCTGGCGTGCCACTTCATAGGCGATCATACCACCCAAAGACAAGCCACCGAAATCGTACGGACCTTCCGGCTGAACCGATTGAATCATCTGGACATAATAGGCGGCCATCGCTTCAATTCCCTCGATTGGCTCATGGTCAGTCATATATCCTTTTGCCTGAACGCCGTAAAAAGGGCGCTCTATTTTATTCGAAATTAACCGATAAATTTCAACGCCACCAAAACCGCCGTGGAACCAAAATACGGGTCTTTTCTTATTCGACTTGTTTAATCTGATCAGCTCCGGATACTCCAATCGCTGGTCGAGCTGAATCGGCGCGGAAGACTCTATGTGCTCTTCCTGTTCGTATGCTGGTTCCCTAACGGTAATCTCGTTTTCTGGATCTGCGGATTTAGAAATGACGTCAATGATCTCTCGAATCGAGATGCAATTATATATGGTCTCAAAATCAATGGACGAATCAATGGATTGCAACTGCTGCAGCACTTGCGTCAGAATGATTGAATCTGCTCCCATTTCCACCATGGATTGATCTCTATCGATTTCGGAAGCATTGACGCCTAATAACGAGGCAAATAGGTTGATGATCCTGTTACCAATCGAGATGCGGGTTACGCCGCTTTCTGTAATGCTGTTTATGCTCTCTTTTACTGCAACGATGGTTGCTGCCTGCCGATTACCTGATTCCTTATCCACATGACGCACCTCTGGGTTTGAAATCTGTAACCAGTGACGCTGCCGCTCAAATGGATAGGTCGGAAGGGATACGCGCCGAGGATTAGCGTTTGGATAGAGCATGTTCCAGTCTAGAGCCAGACCTCTCACCCATAAACTCAATAACTTGTTATACTCGCCCTTTTTGAACCATGCTTCAATGACATCCTCCATGCATTCATCTTGCGCCAGCAGGGCAAGGACATCATCACGTTTGTTAACCTTCCCCTGGAATACCGCGTTACCCCGGATGTTATCCCCCTGAAGCCATGTTGAAAGCTTCATCCAAAGTTCATCGATGGAAGCTGCGGTTAACGCCAATCGTTCCTCGTGTGCCTCGCGCCCGACCTGCAGCGTGTAAGCGATGTCCAGCAAATCCTCATCTTGGAATTGCATTTTTCCCATCGCGTCAACCAGCTGCTTGGCCTGTTCAGTTAGACGTCCTCCATTGGCTGCGGATAGTACGATGAGGGCGGGACTTTCTAGCCTGATCTTCTCTCGTGGCCGGTCCGGATGCTCATCTATATACTCCTCGATCATGACATGTGCATTTACGCCGCCAAAACCGAATGCGCTGACTCCTGCTCTGCGTGGAATATCCGGCTGAATTCGATCCCATGGCGTGCTCTTCTCGTTGATGTAGAAGGGGCTTTCGGATAATTTAATATATGGGTTCAGCTCTTTAAAGCCCGGCATACCCGGAATCGTTTTGTTTTTCAACGAAAGAAGCACTTTGATGACAGCACCAATCCCTGCAGCTGTTTCCAGATGTCCGATATTCGTTTTCAGCGACCCTAGGGCACAATGAGGCTGGAATGATGAAACACCATTCTTGCTGTACAACTCGTTGAAAGCATTTTTTAGACCGGCAATCTCAATGGGGTCACCTAACCGAGTCCCTGTGCTGTGCGTTTCAATGTAACCGATGGTTGTCGGATCCACTTTTGCCTTGCCGTACACATCTATTAATAGGTCAGCCTGTGCGTTCGCATTCGGAGCGGTTAAGGATGCACTTTTACCTTTATGATTCTGTGCTGAGTTTCGAATGACCCCATGGATGTGATCCCCATCAGCAATGGCATCGCTCATTCTCTTAAGCAATATCGCGCCTACGCCTTCACTCCGAACCGTACCGCCAGCATCTTTGTCGAAGACATTACATTCTCCGTTATCACTGAGCATCCCCGCCTCGCTGAAATAGAGATGAACCGAAGGCGTTAGGATCACATTAACGCCACCGGCAATCGCCATTCTGCACGTGCCTCTACGTATCGCTTCCGCTGCTTTATGCAGCGCTACAAGCGAACTAGAACATGCGGTATCGATAGGCTCGCTCGGTCCATGCAAATTCAACATGGAGGAAATCCGATTGACAAGCATGAAAGGTGTTCTTCCCGTAAGCGCATACGGATTATGCTCGGTCAAATGCTGATCGATAAGCTGAGCATAATCCTGGGTACCGATGCCAACAAAAACTCCGGTGTCTGTTCCCGATAAATCGGATGGCTTATATCCCGCTTCTTCAATCGCGCCCCATGCAACCTGAAGGAACAGTCTATGCTGGGGGTCCATTACTTCCGCCTCGCGAGTGGATATGCCAAAAAAGGCCGCATCAAATTTATCGACCTCCTTCATAAACCCGCCCCACTTGACTTTGGGGTCGCCAAACGCTCGCCAATCGAATCGTTCTTCAGGTATTTCAGTAATTAGCTGCTTCTCCTGTACGAGATGTTCCCAGAACTCGTCGAGATTATCGGCTTGTGGGAAAATTCCGTTCATGCCGATAATTGCGATCGGCTCTTCCACATCCTTTGTGTTCTGATGGACGGGCACGTTTCGCTCGGAATGACTAAACCGCATTGGT contains these protein-coding regions:
- a CDS encoding type I polyketide synthase, with product MRLSEETIKLLKTTKGIHPVTGEVGLHALQQAMLQSNNQIMVYHGDPVKIRRNSGFQPVEAKPKQVADHPPVVRTDNKALFEKVNEDLVEIACGLLKMQNMDIDHDLMQYGFDSISITVFTNKINDLYELDVMPTVIFELEQPTIRSLIQHLCEKHADRLRHYYRHDLVDSAVTARADRAANVMSDPVPQPSSFEDNKLFKAEAPKAPMRFSHSERNVPVHQNTKDVEEPIAIIGMNGIFPQADNLDEFWEHLVQEKQLITEIPEERFDWRAFGDPKVKWGGFMKEVDKFDAAFFGISTREAEVMDPQHRLFLQVAWGAIEEAGYKPSDLSGTDTGVFVGIGTQDYAQLIDQHLTEHNPYALTGRTPFMLVNRISSMLNLHGPSEPIDTACSSSLVALHKAAEAIRRGTCRMAIAGGVNVILTPSVHLYFSEAGMLSDNGECNVFDKDAGGTVRSEGVGAILLKRMSDAIADGDHIHGVIRNSAQNHKGKSASLTAPNANAQADLLIDVYGKAKVDPTTIGYIETHSTGTRLGDPIEIAGLKNAFNELYSKNGVSSFQPHCALGSLKTNIGHLETAAGIGAVIKVLLSLKNKTIPGMPGFKELNPYIKLSESPFYINEKSTPWDRIQPDIPRRAGVSAFGFGGVNAHVMIEEYIDEHPDRPREKIRLESPALIVLSAANGGRLTEQAKQLVDAMGKMQFQDEDLLDIAYTLQVGREAHEERLALTAASIDELWMKLSTWLQGDNIRGNAVFQGKVNKRDDVLALLAQDECMEDVIEAWFKKGEYNKLLSLWVRGLALDWNMLYPNANPRRVSLPTYPFERQRHWLQISNPEVRHVDKESGNRQAATIVAVKESINSITESGVTRISIGNRIINLFASLLGVNASEIDRDQSMVEMGADSIILTQVLQQLQSIDSSIDFETIYNCISIREIIDVISKSADPENEITVREPAYEQEEHIESSAPIQLDQRLEYPELIRLNKSNKKRPVFWFHGGFGGVEIYRLISNKIERPFYGVQAKGYMTDHEPIEGIEAMAAYYVQMIQSVQPEGPYDFGGLSLGGMIAYEVARQMQEQGETVNSIVMLESIYVDEAMREDWLTIPQGNLKKDRMLRAINLLLAFSSADQLVLIADHEVQTDVSDEAFLDQLVLLAEQKGITKSPQQLRKSVVQYEKILDTLDMSTAIYDGWPLSDPHNVPCYYFCNPTGTLFGEDESYFRLVDKGRVYDYVSFAAKWKEKMPALTVLKVEASNHLTLLTEPESQERIVTFCEKLYSDEPIPDTYLKSLSID